In Burkholderia gladioli, a genomic segment contains:
- a CDS encoding thioredoxin family protein, with protein MKTSMKKASMGLLLAAASACFSSSFAATQPASPAVHLPPGIAWQQGDIDAAFARAKRSNKPLLLYWGAVWCPSCNQVKATVFSQQVFKDRSSFFVPVYLDGDAENAQKLGERFKVRGYPTMILFRPDGTEVTRLPGEADLDRYMQALSLGMNATHPFKQTLAAALRDGAALKPDEWRMLADYSWDTDGGLPVPGERVAQTLQTLAAHARADHAPKEALRFALKAAVTAADGEPAQQGELDKAAGLAALQATLNDPRLSREQSDVLVAAPADLVHWLAKDATERARLSQAYDAALTRLSTDASLSAIDRTIALHGRVSLARLVAPKGTPLPAPLLDTVRKQVSATTQAATNPYEHAAVVSEGADTLTDAGLYDDSDALLEAELPRSSTPYYFMSGLAANAKARGDKAAALEWYRKAYEATSGSATRLRWGATYLANAVTLAPEDSTRIEGIASGVLNQVGQTRNAFYGANRRALSKVVTQLVQWNKDGRHEGAVKSVVKQFEGVCGKLPAGDPQTSTCHDLIQPAKA; from the coding sequence ATGAAAACCTCGATGAAGAAGGCCTCGATGGGCCTGCTGCTCGCTGCCGCGAGCGCCTGTTTTTCCTCCTCGTTCGCCGCCACCCAGCCGGCGAGCCCGGCGGTCCACCTGCCGCCCGGCATCGCCTGGCAGCAGGGCGACATCGATGCCGCGTTCGCCCGGGCCAAGCGCAGCAACAAGCCGCTGCTGCTGTACTGGGGCGCCGTGTGGTGCCCGTCCTGCAACCAGGTGAAGGCGACCGTGTTCAGCCAGCAGGTGTTCAAGGACCGCTCGTCCTTCTTCGTGCCGGTTTATCTCGACGGCGACGCGGAAAACGCGCAGAAGCTCGGCGAGCGCTTCAAGGTGCGCGGCTACCCGACCATGATCCTGTTCCGTCCCGACGGCACCGAAGTCACGCGCCTGCCGGGCGAGGCGGACCTGGACCGCTACATGCAGGCGCTGTCGCTCGGCATGAACGCCACCCATCCCTTCAAGCAGACGCTGGCCGCCGCGCTGCGCGACGGCGCCGCGCTCAAGCCTGACGAATGGCGCATGCTGGCCGATTACTCCTGGGATACCGATGGCGGGCTGCCGGTGCCGGGCGAACGTGTCGCGCAGACCCTGCAGACACTGGCCGCGCATGCGCGTGCCGATCACGCGCCGAAGGAGGCGCTGCGCTTCGCGCTGAAGGCGGCCGTCACGGCCGCCGATGGCGAGCCGGCCCAGCAGGGCGAACTCGACAAGGCCGCGGGCCTGGCGGCCCTACAGGCGACGCTGAACGATCCGCGCCTGAGCCGCGAGCAATCCGACGTGCTGGTTGCCGCGCCGGCGGACCTGGTGCACTGGCTCGCCAAGGACGCGACCGAACGCGCGCGCCTGAGCCAAGCCTACGACGCGGCGCTCACGCGCCTGTCGACCGATGCCTCGCTGTCGGCGATCGATCGCACCATCGCCCTGCATGGGCGCGTGTCGCTGGCGCGGCTCGTCGCGCCGAAGGGCACGCCGCTGCCGGCGCCCCTGCTCGACACGGTGCGCAAGCAGGTGAGCGCCACCACGCAGGCGGCCACCAATCCCTACGAGCATGCGGCCGTGGTCAGCGAAGGCGCGGACACGCTCACGGACGCCGGCCTCTACGACGATTCGGATGCGCTGCTCGAGGCCGAGCTGCCGCGCTCGTCGACGCCCTACTACTTCATGTCCGGCCTCGCGGCGAACGCGAAGGCGCGCGGCGACAAGGCGGCCGCGCTCGAGTGGTATCGCAAGGCCTACGAAGCAACCAGCGGCTCGGCCACGCGGCTGCGCTGGGGCGCCACCTACCTGGCGAACGCGGTGACGCTCGCGCCCGAGGACAGCACGCGCATCGAAGGCATCGCCAGCGGCGTGCTGAACCAGGTCGGGCAGACGCGCAATGCGTTCTACGGCGCGAATCGACGCGCCCTGAGCAAGGTGGTGACGCAGCTCGTGCAATGGAACAAGGACGGCCGCCACGAGGGCGCGGTGAAGTCGGTGGTGAAGCAGTTCGAGGGCGTGTGCGGGAAGCTGCCGGCCGGCGATCCGCAAACGTCCACCTGCCATGACCTGATCCAGCCGGCGAAAGCCTGA
- a CDS encoding TonB-dependent receptor domain-containing protein has translation MNSHDKISRVTGWGAAALCLSISLASAAPALAQQTVAASGPAVADAPAAASAAAAAVATPAGAAASPSTAAAPKSTSLKTFVVTGSRIPRTEKEGATPVTVITGKDLEAKGYRNVYDALQSQTQNTGFSQGADYGNTFTPAANAINLRGLGANHTLVLVDGRRVADYPIAYDGNVNFVNLANIPSEMIDRIEILNGAASAVYGSDAIAGVVNIIMKKHIDGIEVNLKGGRTWDGGGGNGRLQVSGGKEFGALSTVFGLEISKTNPIWSGQRDFMSSASLEGETPTTIWSRRNLDTGAYLGGAGACGALGGIGAFGGVSTVNTAKGAYCGSGGAKPAFWTTQTDNLSENLYGGVEYRLSELVTLFGSVSTAWNQTENNTRGPSWTSALGGTGYFFNDLTQANETWTRRFSPQEIGGASVWNKRWDDFAANVITGLRGKLPDSSWNYELTYSASGYQSRATVPRLRAGIDSYFLGPQLGTAADGAPIYAPDPTRFSTPLTPAQFGSLYGESASQNNTWTQTFSLATNGDLFRLPAGPVRAAGVIEYGTQGFSNSVDPALAQGSYYNSAGIYGASGNRKRYAAALELRVPIFRQLNADVATRYDDYSFAGTRNHKFTYNLGLEYRPLRELLLRGNYGTSFRAPDMNYIFQSPTKGYFESTTDYFRCNQSGQSLANCEYANVAPGSNFVQTGNAQLKPENGKSWGAGFVLAPTPDIDLSADYYNIRIDNLVTNIDPDNLLRTEAACREGRLSAASPDCVDALARVVRNPLTAVLDPGAINTILINPINAAMEKTTGFDLSGKWRFRLHGIGNFLLAANYTKVLSLRYQQYANSPVQDLLHSLNNPTGNPEWPDKLMLSLTWSIPKWTSTVQVERYGKVPNAAQTAYLTPTTLANLSLSYQFTRDTSLTFVMNNVFNTIKHDDSAGWPYYTVGYYLPYGRTLWLEFSHRFS, from the coding sequence ATGAACTCGCATGACAAGATATCCCGCGTGACCGGGTGGGGCGCGGCTGCGCTCTGCCTGTCGATCTCGCTCGCCAGCGCCGCGCCGGCGCTGGCCCAGCAAACCGTGGCCGCGTCCGGGCCGGCCGTCGCCGATGCGCCGGCCGCGGCCAGCGCCGCTGCTGCCGCCGTCGCAACGCCAGCCGGCGCGGCGGCATCGCCATCCACGGCCGCCGCGCCGAAATCCACCTCGCTGAAGACCTTCGTGGTGACCGGCTCGCGCATCCCGCGCACGGAGAAGGAGGGTGCCACGCCGGTCACCGTCATCACCGGCAAGGATCTCGAAGCCAAGGGTTATCGCAACGTCTACGACGCGCTGCAATCGCAGACGCAGAACACCGGTTTCTCGCAGGGCGCCGACTACGGCAACACCTTCACGCCGGCCGCCAATGCCATCAACCTGCGCGGGCTCGGCGCCAACCACACGCTGGTGCTGGTCGACGGCCGGCGCGTGGCCGATTACCCGATCGCCTACGACGGCAACGTCAACTTCGTGAACCTCGCCAACATCCCTTCGGAGATGATCGACCGCATCGAGATCCTGAACGGCGCGGCCTCGGCGGTCTACGGCTCGGATGCGATCGCGGGCGTGGTCAACATCATCATGAAGAAGCACATCGACGGCATCGAGGTGAACCTGAAGGGCGGGCGCACCTGGGACGGCGGCGGCGGCAACGGCCGCCTGCAGGTATCGGGCGGCAAGGAATTCGGCGCGCTGAGCACGGTGTTCGGCCTGGAGATCAGCAAGACCAATCCGATCTGGTCGGGCCAGCGCGATTTCATGTCCTCGGCCTCGCTCGAAGGCGAGACGCCCACCACCATCTGGTCGCGCCGGAACCTCGACACGGGCGCCTACCTCGGCGGCGCCGGCGCTTGCGGCGCGCTGGGCGGCATCGGCGCGTTCGGCGGCGTCTCGACCGTCAATACCGCCAAGGGCGCGTATTGCGGCAGCGGCGGTGCCAAGCCGGCGTTCTGGACGACCCAGACCGACAACCTCAGCGAGAACCTCTACGGTGGCGTCGAGTACCGGCTCAGCGAGCTGGTCACGCTGTTCGGCTCGGTATCGACCGCCTGGAACCAGACCGAGAACAACACGCGCGGCCCGAGCTGGACCTCGGCGCTGGGCGGCACCGGCTACTTCTTCAACGATCTCACCCAGGCCAACGAAACCTGGACGCGGCGTTTCTCGCCGCAGGAGATCGGCGGTGCCTCGGTCTGGAACAAGCGCTGGGACGATTTCGCCGCCAATGTGATCACCGGCCTGCGCGGCAAGCTGCCCGACAGCAGTTGGAACTACGAGCTGACCTACAGCGCCTCGGGCTACCAGAGCCGCGCGACGGTGCCGCGCCTGCGCGCCGGCATCGACAGCTACTTTCTCGGCCCGCAACTGGGCACCGCGGCCGACGGCGCGCCGATCTACGCGCCCGACCCGACGCGCTTCTCGACACCGCTCACGCCAGCGCAATTCGGATCGCTCTATGGCGAATCCGCAAGCCAGAACAACACCTGGACGCAGACCTTCAGCCTGGCCACCAACGGCGACCTGTTCCGCCTGCCGGCCGGGCCGGTGCGCGCCGCCGGCGTGATCGAATACGGCACGCAGGGCTTCAGCAATTCGGTGGACCCGGCGCTGGCCCAGGGCAGCTACTACAACTCGGCCGGCATCTACGGCGCGAGCGGCAACCGCAAGCGCTACGCGGCCGCGCTCGAGCTGCGCGTGCCGATCTTCCGCCAGTTGAACGCCGATGTCGCGACGCGCTACGACGACTATTCCTTCGCCGGCACGCGCAACCACAAGTTCACCTACAACCTCGGCCTCGAATACCGGCCGCTGCGCGAGTTGCTGCTGCGCGGCAACTACGGCACCAGCTTTCGCGCGCCGGACATGAACTACATCTTCCAGAGCCCGACCAAGGGCTACTTCGAGTCGACCACCGACTATTTCCGCTGCAACCAGTCCGGCCAGTCGCTGGCCAACTGCGAATACGCGAACGTGGCGCCGGGCTCGAACTTCGTGCAGACCGGCAACGCGCAACTGAAGCCGGAAAACGGCAAGTCCTGGGGCGCGGGCTTCGTGCTCGCGCCCACGCCCGATATCGACCTGTCGGCCGACTACTACAACATCCGTATCGACAACCTGGTCACCAACATCGATCCCGACAACCTGCTGCGCACCGAGGCGGCCTGCCGCGAAGGACGCCTGAGCGCGGCCTCGCCCGATTGCGTGGATGCGCTGGCGCGCGTGGTTCGCAATCCGCTCACGGCCGTGCTCGATCCCGGTGCGATCAACACCATCCTGATCAACCCGATCAACGCGGCGATGGAGAAAACCACCGGCTTCGACCTGAGCGGCAAGTGGCGCTTCCGCCTGCACGGCATCGGCAATTTCCTGCTGGCGGCGAACTACACCAAGGTGCTGAGCCTGCGCTACCAGCAGTACGCCAACAGCCCCGTGCAGGACCTGCTGCATTCGCTGAACAACCCGACCGGCAACCCGGAATGGCCCGACAAGCTGATGCTGAGCCTGACCTGGTCGATCCCGAAGTGGACCTCGACGGTGCAGGTCGAGCGCTACGGCAAGGTGCCCAACGCCGCGCAGACCGCCTACCTCACGCCCACCACGCTGGCCAACCTGAGCCTGTCCTATCAGTTCACGCGCGATACCTCGCTGACCTTCGTGATGAACAACGTGTTCAACACCATCAAGCACGACGATTCGGCCGGCTGGCCGTATTACACGGTCGGCTACTACCTGCCTTACGGGCGCACGCTGTGGCTGGAGTTCAGCCATCGCTTCAGTTGA
- a CDS encoding YncE family protein — protein MTSLFSSAGPARRCLVAGTLALWAGIGAAQVPPGGAVYLAGNQGSVTVLNAVNLKQIASIPRAGAAGAYQLQASPSGQRVYGVAYASGPNTTATLFAIDTASNQVAATAVRANSTTGGFALPVGSGKLYTNGNQTHQPPVTGTGGIYQSDAVVNVLDAGTLQPLKQIVIATLGNGSGPGGAIAASPDGSRIYAANVNFRSIAVIDAQTDTLLATIDTSSVNNGYPASLAVTPDGSKLFLAQGINGTEPGKLAVIDTASRAIVKLIDLPGAGPRPASLSISPDGQQLYVANGQADFPSHQNGLFVVDVATLAVTRSLPAPDDVFSFTNSGVAQDGYRILFNPSYTAAGQTGLLSLDPAENRISARVLLPAGANWSSGLAVVAGNRACATAR, from the coding sequence ATGACAAGCTTATTTTCGAGCGCTGGACCGGCACGCCGGTGCCTCGTCGCGGGAACGCTGGCTCTGTGGGCCGGCATCGGTGCCGCGCAGGTGCCGCCCGGCGGCGCCGTCTACCTGGCCGGCAACCAGGGCAGCGTGACGGTGCTCAACGCCGTCAACCTGAAGCAGATCGCCTCCATCCCGCGCGCTGGCGCGGCCGGCGCCTACCAGTTGCAGGCCTCGCCCTCGGGGCAGCGCGTCTACGGCGTCGCCTATGCATCGGGGCCGAACACCACCGCCACGCTGTTCGCAATCGACACCGCCAGCAACCAGGTCGCCGCCACGGCGGTCCGCGCCAACAGCACCACGGGCGGTTTCGCCCTGCCGGTGGGCTCCGGCAAGCTCTATACCAACGGCAACCAGACGCACCAGCCGCCCGTGACCGGTACCGGCGGCATCTACCAGAGCGATGCGGTGGTCAACGTACTCGATGCCGGCACGCTGCAGCCGCTCAAGCAGATCGTGATCGCCACCCTGGGCAACGGCAGCGGGCCGGGCGGCGCCATCGCGGCATCGCCGGACGGCTCGCGCATCTATGCCGCCAACGTCAATTTCCGCTCGATCGCGGTGATCGATGCGCAAACCGATACGCTGCTCGCGACGATCGACACATCGAGCGTCAACAACGGTTATCCGGCGAGCCTGGCGGTCACGCCGGACGGCAGCAAGCTGTTCCTCGCGCAGGGCATCAACGGCACCGAGCCGGGCAAGTTGGCCGTGATCGATACGGCCTCGCGCGCCATCGTCAAGCTGATCGACCTGCCCGGCGCCGGACCGAGGCCCGCGAGCCTGTCGATCTCGCCCGATGGCCAGCAGTTGTACGTGGCGAACGGCCAGGCCGACTTTCCTTCTCACCAGAACGGCCTGTTCGTGGTCGACGTGGCGACGCTGGCCGTGACCCGGTCGCTGCCCGCGCCCGACGACGTGTTCTCCTTCACCAACAGCGGCGTCGCGCAGGACGGCTACCGGATCCTGTTCAATCCCAGCTATACCGCCGCGGGGCAGACCGGCCTGCTCTCCCTGGATCCGGCCGAGAACCGCATCAGCGCGCGCGTGCTGCTGCCGGCCGGCGCCAACTGGTCGAGCGGCCTGGCCGTGGTGGCCGGCAACCGCGCCTGCGCGACGGCACGATGA
- a CDS encoding YjbH domain-containing protein, giving the protein MTYKNRKTKARHGLRIVALGAIQAFAGSAASAAPPALSALGPSGGLVIPYGFTLPQGTFEGQYNDYIDPRFGGTATKADVAWAGIGILPYVEATGGLVNYTGNVRPVFPGAESIVVRHLMANLKVAVPKWFRYQPDIAVGIDDIGGQTHFFRSTYGVVSQVLGPATLTLGYGSGDRLDGVFGGAELDVFHTGLSLLVEHDSKTPYAGIRYQSPSIRWLADASVVASLMRSLKSTNGVAERTAFSVGIQIPLGRRFDASRCEGGPCEARLARDAAGPAAAAQATAELGKGEAGELAVASAPRRDSDQASASVATASSMSPAVAWSALAASGRAAAPLAMQRIALAPAAEAGPTSLDAIVDALSAAGLERGRAGIVGRDLVVEYENHRYNQNEADALGIALGVAARHAGSEIDTIRVVIRKADQAIAEVSVDRGAYAAFLAGGSPTAADASLTMRMRPTYAASAIDWSTKTGRHSLVRFEIAPVTRYLYGTDYGNFDYSVGAELRAFVPLWRGAEFYASAIAPIANSRNMDDGRFYSAYRLRGGIADAALAQSFWIAPRVFNVTSVGKFDLQYLGVENETTAFVPGRPDVVRLKLAYLRREPGKDALPDEKSALLSYRWVQPSWKLWIEAGVARYVGGDKGPLLVATRWFDDVAFSFQAQHSGRGSFVGASASFPLTPRQGMKPGLVEIGGTAQFPLNFRTRVGSTNYLSADGGENLDFAYDAQQLLLNQGRFSAAYFATQLYRMRDAYQRYAAPEASNPRPASPTAALDAATPQP; this is encoded by the coding sequence ATGACCTACAAGAACCGTAAGACGAAGGCCAGGCATGGCCTGCGGATCGTCGCGCTGGGCGCGATCCAGGCGTTCGCGGGCAGCGCGGCGTCGGCCGCGCCGCCGGCGCTCTCGGCGCTCGGTCCCAGCGGCGGCCTGGTGATTCCCTATGGCTTCACCTTGCCGCAAGGGACTTTCGAAGGGCAGTACAACGACTACATCGATCCGCGCTTCGGCGGCACCGCCACCAAGGCCGACGTGGCCTGGGCGGGGATCGGCATCCTGCCGTATGTCGAGGCCACGGGCGGGCTGGTGAACTACACCGGCAACGTGCGGCCGGTGTTTCCCGGCGCCGAGTCGATCGTGGTGCGCCACCTGATGGCGAACCTGAAGGTGGCGGTGCCGAAGTGGTTCCGCTACCAGCCCGACATCGCCGTCGGCATCGACGACATCGGCGGCCAGACGCATTTCTTCCGCTCGACCTATGGCGTGGTCTCGCAGGTGCTCGGGCCGGCCACGCTGACGCTCGGCTACGGCAGCGGCGACCGGCTCGACGGCGTGTTCGGCGGCGCGGAGCTGGACGTGTTCCATACCGGCCTGTCGCTGCTGGTCGAGCACGATTCGAAGACGCCCTATGCGGGCATCCGCTATCAGTCGCCGTCGATCCGCTGGCTGGCCGATGCGAGCGTGGTGGCCAGCTTGATGCGTTCGCTGAAGAGCACCAACGGCGTGGCCGAGCGCACCGCGTTCTCGGTCGGCATCCAGATTCCGCTCGGCCGGCGTTTCGATGCCTCGCGCTGCGAGGGCGGTCCTTGCGAGGCGAGGCTCGCGCGGGATGCGGCCGGGCCGGCGGCTGCCGCGCAGGCCACGGCAGAGCTTGGCAAGGGCGAGGCGGGCGAGCTTGCCGTCGCATCAGCTCCTCGCCGTGATTCGGACCAGGCGAGTGCAAGCGTGGCGACGGCGTCATCGATGTCGCCGGCCGTTGCCTGGTCGGCGCTGGCCGCATCGGGCCGGGCGGCCGCGCCGCTCGCCATGCAGCGCATCGCCCTGGCCCCGGCCGCCGAGGCCGGACCCACCTCGCTCGACGCGATTGTCGACGCGCTCTCGGCGGCCGGCCTCGAACGCGGCCGCGCGGGCATCGTCGGCCGCGACCTGGTGGTCGAATACGAGAACCATCGCTACAACCAGAACGAGGCCGACGCGCTCGGCATCGCGCTGGGCGTCGCCGCGCGGCACGCGGGCAGCGAGATCGACACGATCCGCGTGGTGATCCGCAAGGCCGACCAGGCGATCGCGGAAGTCAGCGTCGATCGCGGCGCCTACGCGGCCTTCCTGGCCGGCGGCTCGCCCACCGCGGCCGACGCCTCGCTGACCATGCGCATGCGCCCGACCTACGCGGCCTCCGCCATCGACTGGTCCACGAAGACCGGCCGCCACAGCCTGGTGCGCTTCGAGATCGCGCCGGTCACCCGCTATCTGTACGGCACCGACTACGGCAACTTCGACTATTCGGTGGGCGCCGAACTGCGCGCCTTCGTGCCGCTCTGGCGCGGCGCCGAGTTCTACGCGAGCGCGATCGCGCCGATCGCCAACAGCCGCAACATGGACGACGGCCGCTTCTACAGCGCCTACCGCTTGCGCGGCGGCATCGCCGACGCGGCGCTGGCGCAGAGCTTCTGGATCGCGCCGCGCGTGTTCAACGTCACCTCGGTCGGCAAGTTCGACCTGCAGTATCTCGGCGTCGAGAACGAGACCACCGCCTTCGTGCCGGGCCGGCCCGACGTGGTGCGCCTGAAGCTGGCCTACCTGCGCCGCGAACCGGGCAAGGACGCGCTACCCGACGAGAAGAGCGCACTGCTCAGCTACCGCTGGGTGCAGCCTTCGTGGAAGCTCTGGATCGAGGCCGGCGTGGCGCGCTACGTGGGCGGCGACAAGGGCCCGCTGCTGGTGGCCACGCGCTGGTTCGACGACGTCGCCTTCAGCTTCCAGGCGCAGCACAGCGGCCGCGGCTCCTTCGTCGGCGCTTCGGCCAGCTTCCCGCTCACGCCGCGCCAGGGCATGAAGCCGGGCCTGGTCGAGATCGGCGGCACGGCGCAGTTCCCGCTCAATTTCCGCACGCGCGTGGGCTCGACCAACTACCTGTCGGCCGACGGTGGGGAGAACCTCGACTTCGCCTACGACGCGCAGCAGTTGCTGCTCAACCAGGGCCGCTTCAGCGCGGCCTACTTCGCCACCCAGCTCTACCGGATGCGCGACGCCTACCAGCGCTACGCGGCGCCCGAGGCGTCGAATCCGCGGCCGGCCTCGCCGACGGCCGCGCTCGATGCCGCCACGCCGCAGCCATGA
- a CDS encoding sugar transferase: MRGLIWRLVDGTLIIVGALCALHFELMPPSASAASGFDGLLVAFAVALALSVFPACDTYGLSGVRSVFNLISRTIIAWLFVQACGFLLLFVLHRLHLVSRVWFLYWTITSGLGMLIARTLALTVLKTLWRFGARAHELAARADMRLATHLARRTFKRGFDTALVIPMLVALSPLFLILALLVRRDGGPAIYGHLRVGRDGRAFRCLKFRTMVTNSDAVLRELLARDPQARAEWERDFKLKHDVRVTRVGHFLRSTSLDELPQLWNVLRGEMSLVGPRPIVEKELERYGLEVRYYLMAKPGITGLWQVSGRSDVDYARRVSLDVSYVKQWSPMLDFGILLRTVGVVMRREGAY; this comes from the coding sequence ATGAGAGGCCTGATCTGGCGCCTGGTCGACGGTACGTTGATCATTGTCGGCGCGCTATGCGCATTGCATTTCGAACTGATGCCGCCTTCGGCATCGGCCGCCTCCGGCTTCGACGGCCTGCTGGTGGCCTTCGCCGTCGCGCTCGCGCTGTCGGTGTTCCCGGCCTGCGATACCTACGGGCTGTCCGGCGTGCGCTCGGTGTTCAACCTGATCAGTCGCACCATCATCGCCTGGTTGTTCGTGCAGGCTTGCGGCTTCCTGCTGCTGTTCGTGCTGCATCGCCTGCACCTGGTCTCGCGCGTGTGGTTCCTCTACTGGACCATCACCAGCGGGCTCGGCATGCTGATCGCGCGCACCCTGGCGCTGACCGTGCTGAAGACGCTCTGGCGCTTCGGCGCACGCGCGCACGAGCTGGCGGCGCGCGCCGACATGCGCCTGGCCACGCACCTGGCGCGCCGCACCTTCAAGCGAGGGTTCGACACCGCGCTGGTGATCCCGATGCTGGTGGCGCTCTCGCCGCTGTTCCTGATCCTCGCGCTGCTGGTGCGCCGCGACGGCGGCCCGGCGATCTACGGCCACCTGCGCGTCGGCCGCGACGGCCGCGCCTTCCGCTGCCTCAAGTTCCGCACCATGGTGACCAACAGCGACGCCGTGCTGCGCGAGCTGCTGGCGCGCGATCCGCAGGCGCGCGCCGAATGGGAACGCGATTTCAAGCTCAAGCACGACGTGCGCGTCACGCGCGTCGGGCATTTCCTGCGCAGCACCAGCCTCGACGAACTGCCCCAGCTCTGGAACGTGCTGCGCGGCGAGATGAGCCTGGTCGGCCCGCGCCCGATCGTCGAGAAGGAGCTCGAGCGCTATGGCCTGGAGGTGCGCTACTACCTGATGGCCAAGCCCGGCATTACCGGGCTGTGGCAGGTGAGCGGGCGCAGCGATGTCGATTACGCGCGGCGTGTCTCGCTCGACGTGTCCTACGTGAAGCAGTGGTCGCCGATGCTCGACTTCGGAATCCTGCTGCGCACGGTGGGCGTAGTGATGCGGCGCGAGGGCGCCTACTGA
- a CDS encoding polysaccharide biosynthesis/export family protein, which yields MAALVLGATLLGGCAFAPGMTFRGGCAADGNGAPSPACQRAASAARASGTVGGEPGGAAQGAGDAPPTGSLVEIDGQLITKVRAATDPSIPADVSALFGKPRPYTLGPGDVLAIVVWDHPELNMPVTQGASTGVDNTGSNAIVSGYTVDATGRVQFAYIGAVEVAGLTELEARERVTARLAKFIRDPQVTLRIQAYRSRRIYLDGEVRLPGLQVMNDLPMTLPEAINRAGGLTSAGDRARISVTRGDATAIVNLPRLVAQGINPDRILLQDGDLVRVYPLSDTKVFVLGEVGHTTTLNFNNGRLSLGEALGYAGGVSQYSADASQVYVIRSQTGASPTIFHLDATSPVSMALANEFPLRPDDVVFVDASSLVRWSRVVGMFLPSAQTLATGRSIAY from the coding sequence ATGGCGGCGCTGGTGCTCGGCGCCACGCTGCTGGGCGGCTGCGCCTTCGCGCCCGGCATGACGTTCCGCGGCGGCTGCGCGGCCGACGGCAACGGCGCGCCGTCGCCCGCCTGCCAGCGCGCGGCGTCCGCGGCGCGCGCTTCCGGCACGGTCGGCGGCGAGCCCGGGGGAGCCGCCCAGGGCGCGGGCGATGCGCCGCCCACCGGCTCGCTGGTCGAGATCGACGGCCAGTTGATCACCAAGGTGCGGGCCGCCACCGATCCCTCGATTCCCGCCGACGTCAGCGCGCTGTTCGGCAAGCCGCGGCCCTACACGCTCGGCCCCGGCGACGTGCTGGCGATCGTGGTCTGGGATCATCCCGAGCTGAACATGCCGGTCACGCAGGGCGCCAGCACCGGTGTCGACAACACCGGCTCGAACGCGATCGTGTCGGGCTACACGGTCGATGCGACCGGCCGCGTGCAGTTCGCCTATATCGGCGCGGTGGAGGTGGCCGGGCTGACCGAGCTGGAGGCGCGCGAACGCGTGACGGCGCGCCTGGCGAAGTTCATCCGCGATCCGCAGGTGACCTTGCGGATCCAGGCCTATCGCAGCCGGCGCATCTACCTGGACGGCGAGGTGCGCCTGCCGGGCCTGCAGGTGATGAACGACCTGCCGATGACCCTGCCCGAGGCGATCAACCGCGCCGGCGGCCTGACCAGCGCGGGCGACCGCGCGCGCATCTCGGTCACGCGCGGCGATGCCACCGCGATCGTGAACCTGCCGAGGCTGGTGGCGCAGGGCATCAACCCCGATCGCATCCTGCTGCAGGACGGCGACCTGGTGCGCGTCTACCCCTTGAGCGACACCAAGGTGTTCGTGCTCGGCGAGGTGGGCCATACCACCACGCTCAACTTCAACAACGGGCGCCTGTCGCTGGGCGAGGCGCTCGGCTACGCGGGCGGCGTGAGCCAGTACTCGGCCGATGCCAGCCAGGTCTACGTGATCCGCAGCCAAACCGGCGCCTCGCCGACCATCTTCCACCTCGATGCCACTTCGCCGGTGTCGATGGCGCTGGCCAACGAGTTCCCGCTGCGCCCCGACGACGTGGTGTTCGTCGACGCCTCCTCGCTGGTGCGCTGGAGCCGCGTGGTGGGCATGTTCCTGCCGAGCGCGCAGACGCTCGCCACCGGCCGGAGCATCGCCTACTGA
- a CDS encoding protein-tyrosine-phosphatase encodes METLLVICTANLCRSPMAAALFERALPGWRVWSAGVEAMPGLPPDPLAVECLRRLGLEIGTHRSQALAQWMLEAASLVLTMSERQRRVIARRYPSATGRVWRLLDEDLADPYRRGPAAYPVALDRLQAGVERWSWRIARAAQPPLISQDAVHEPV; translated from the coding sequence ATGGAGACCCTGCTCGTGATCTGTACCGCCAACCTCTGCCGCAGCCCGATGGCGGCGGCCCTGTTCGAGCGCGCGCTGCCGGGCTGGCGGGTCTGGTCGGCCGGCGTCGAGGCGATGCCGGGCCTGCCGCCCGATCCGCTCGCGGTCGAGTGCCTGCGCCGGCTCGGCCTCGAGATCGGCACGCACCGCTCGCAGGCGCTCGCGCAATGGATGCTGGAGGCCGCCTCGCTGGTGCTGACGATGAGCGAGCGGCAGCGCCGCGTGATCGCGCGGCGTTACCCGAGCGCCACCGGCCGCGTCTGGCGCCTGCTCGACGAAGACCTCGCCGATCCGTATCGCCGCGGCCCCGCCGCCTATCCCGTGGCGCTCGACCGGCTGCAGGCCGGCGTCGAGCGCTGGTCGTGGCGCATCGCGCGCGCCGCGCAACCGCCGCTCATTTCGCAGGATGCCGTGCATGAACCAGTTTGA